The Panicum virgatum strain AP13 chromosome 6K, P.virgatum_v5, whole genome shotgun sequence nucleotide sequence TCAATTGCTGAACAAATCTAGCAACAGCATAATATCATTTTACCTTCAGATTTCAGACCCATGAGTACGCTTTCTGCAGCAGGAATGGCGGCCATCACCTAAGCAGGCTCTTCACAAACCCAAGCTTCCACCGCTACCAGGCTGGAAAGGACGCCAGCTTCTCCTATGTCCTACCGACACAGCAACTGCCTCTGCTAAATAACAGCACGTGCCTTGGCTGTAACGAAAATGCCTGGAAAAAAACGACCTCCGTTGAACCACCTCTGCTGTATCCAGAGCAGGAAACAGACCTCCTAACGTCCCACAAATGCTGATCAAACCCACATGGCATACAGCAGCCCATAATAGCAAACCACGACCCACAAGCGCTGGCCAAACCTGAAGCCCATGTAATCCACAGTTCAATCCGCGCGCGGCGCAGCACGCAATTTTCCTAGTTCTATTTAGATTCCCTGGACTTGAGTCTTCTCCATGCATCGGCATTTGTCCGAATGCTAGTGCACGGTTACTAGTAACCGGCCGTCAATTTTCTGAAGAAGTTTTACTGCTAGTACTAAACGACAGATTGAAATTGGAAAGGGGTAAAAGaattgatttatttatttatttatttatttatttattttttgcctGGGCAAGTAAGCCCAGAATATTTGCATAGCTGAAGAATGTAAACTTGGAGTCCGATGAACACGGCTAGAATTCTGAGAAATGCATGCATCCCATCCCTTTACGCTAACAATGAATCGGTTAGCAAGTAGAGCTCGGAAGTgaatcaccggcggcggcggcagcgtcgcCGTCGCTGGCGCGGGGCGGGAACGCACCGCCGGGGCCGGCCCAGGACACGCCCTCCTCGGCCTTCCACGCCCCGTCGTCGAAGTTGCGCGCGTAGCTCGCGGAGTCGTACcccaccaccaccccggccccggccgccgccgccgccgagctcctccttcccctcctctCCGGTGCGGCGGCCGAGGCCCTCCCGCAGAGCCCCGCCCACGCCAGCCTCcgcgcgcgggcgccgccgcaccagtaccgccgccgcgccacgcagcccagccgcaccgccgcccaccgcagcagcacccacgctcgcgcccgcgcccgcacgccgccgccgccgtgggacgGTCGCTGGCTCCCCGACGAGAGCAGCCGCTGGTACGTTACTCCTCCCATCACGATTCACGAGACCTGCGCTGCAGCGCGCGGCTAGTTTTTGGCGGGGTGCTCTGCCTGCGCGCGGCTAGTTTTTGGCGGGGTGCTCTGCCTGCGCGCGGCCTGCGCGAGATGGCAGGTGGGTGAGCGCCGAGCCGGGGCGCGTTCGTAACGGCGGGGGCGGGCTGTTTTGTTTGGGCGCGTGCAGGCACAGGGGCAGTTTGGGGTTTCCGCGTGGTTGGGTTGGGGTGGGGTGGTGGACCGCGCACCTCGCTACCGCACGATGGTTTGGGCCGGGCGGGTGCGGGATGGGCCCCCAGCTGCAGATCTCCGTCCGTCCTCCTCCCCCGTTCTGCGCGGCAGGGCCCACGTCACCACCACAAACTGTCTCCGGCAATCATTTCTCCCATTTTTTTTGCATCTGAAAAACTTCTTCGATTCCTTTCTCTGTTTTTTTGTACAAACATGAGAGGCCAGTTTGCAGTGGCTGAAATTCAGATGATGAATGGTTTAACTACTTTTCAAGCATGAATTTGTGACTGACATATCCAGGatgattgttttttttaaaaaaaaggaaatcaaGGATGGATGATTGTCACTCTTCAGGATGAAACCTTGCTTATGCCACAAGCTCTGTCAGGATTTCAGATGCTAGCCACTGGATAAAGAGGGGCCCACTGCCAGTCTGCCATCCAACTCTCCAATGCAGTGGCATGATGAGATCAGATCAGTTGGAGCATGGAACACGATCGAATCTGAAAATTATTCCGAAGGTGACGATGCGTTAATGCTCTCCAATCTCCATCACGCAACGCATGATGCTGTAGCGTCGGCGTCGCCATGCGCGAAGGAGGCTTCCCCATCCTCATCCTCTCCTCGCCATGGAGGGGGCGGAGTTATTATGGGATGCATCGGTGGGCAGTAGCTGGATTTGCAAAGGCAAGGCTTGCAAGCTTCATTCCGATGTCCCCTTCGCCATGGGGACGTAGCCATCAGGGTATAGTCATGAGCAGTGGCTGCTGCCTCCTGGACGAAAGCGAGAACATGATCAGGTGTGGTGATTGGTTTGCCGGTTGCTTGATCGGGTGGGTCCGtgtgcacttttttttttgggaattagCTTCTTCATTCATTCATCGAAATGATTACAATCATCTTGCAAAACTTGCAAAAGGAAACTAGGAGGAGCATTTGCCCAAACTTCGAAAGCACTATGCTCATTGATGTGCcccttatttttttttcattttttttgaattttgatttcCAGCTTCAACCCCGTAAGGTCAGGCACTGGCATTCTGATTTCTGCACAATGCAACATGGCTGCGGTTTTCATTCAGTTTATGTCAGTTTAATTTGCACAAACGCCTTATTATCGCCTTCTGATCACCCGAAACCCAATCTTGAACAAGGTAAATAAAAATACACAGcagaggggaggaagaaggaaagaaatgAGGAGGAGAGAAaatcaaaagaagaagaaatatcAAGAACAATGTCAGACCTATTAACATGGGAGCTATCTACAAACATTATGCTTCATCATATCCTTCTACAACAATGAGGAGCAAATAAATCTACAACATCAGAGAGCAGGGTCTCTGCAACACGCCAGGGAACAACACTGCAATCTGCAACCAATGTTTCAAAATCGCGGGCTGAATCATGTAGCGCCACCTCTCCGGCCACCTGCTCCGGCCCGGCGCGGCGCACCCTCCAGTGTCGTGTCGGTGCTCGTGTCAGGCCTCACGGTCTCagggaggaccggaggagacGGAGGCAGCGGCGTCGACCAAGCCGCGCCCCATGCCCCCATACCTAGCCGCGTTGGCTCAGGATCCCACCTCGGCATCAATGGAATTTTAGAGCCAACGAAGCAGACGGGACTCGCTCGGCGCGTGCCAGCGGGCGGACGTCCACCTCCAACTTGTCTGCTTCCATATGAAAAGGCCCGCAGCCTGCCGGCCCGCGTCCCCGACGGCGCACGGCATGCCGACGAGCGCGTGCTCGGGGAAGGCTCGGGGAGCTTGCGTTTGAGGTCGGCGGTGGCGAGGAACGCCCGAGCCTTACTGCGGAGGGGGTGGACGGCATTTCGTCTACagtccggggtggacggtaaatgaaataccgtccaccctctGGGCCTCTCGTGTCCGTTGGATCAGAATCGTACAGCCTAGGACGCCTGCAAGCTAGCGAGGCCCTTCCGCCTTCCTCTCGGGTTCGTTCGCTTGCCGCTCCTCCGGACGCCTGGACGCCGGCTGCATGACTGCATCTGCTTACCGCCCGGTAGCGGGAGCTCGACCATGCGGTCCAGCGCCGCCGGTTCGTCCCCGCGTTGCCGTCCAACCCTTCCATCTGGGCAAGCAGCAGCCCCACTGGCAAGCGATGCACTTCCGAGCCTGCAAACGcctcgcggccggcggccggcgcccgcgTCGGCGTGCGCCGCGGTGACTGCCGTATGTGTCCAACTTGCCTGCGAAGATGATCGACGGCGTTGCGCACCAGGCGCACGCGCGGCTCTCCAGCCGTGGACGTTCGCGCAACAGAtgagcgccgcgccgctccaTGCCCGATGTGTGTGCACATCTGAGCAGCCAAGGAAGCAGGCGGATCTCGGGTGTGTCAGCGGCAGCCACGCCGGGCGAGCCGCGAGCGCGTCCAGGTCTCCAGGAGCACGAGGACGGCGACGGTCGTgccgcggcggcctcgccggcgcgcgtggGCAACGCCCGGACGGCCAGCTGCGGCGGATCAGGCATCAGCTCAACGGCTCCTAGGACCTCCATGTCCTGCGCGGAAGCTGCGAACGCCCGCGGTGGAGGTCAGCGTGGCGTGGTCGCCATCGATGGCGCCGGCCAGCCCGTGCTCGGAGGTGGACGTCGTCTCGTTTGCcgtccgggggtggacggtaaatgaaataccgtccaccccctgtcCCTCTCCTGACCGTCGGATTAGATTTGTGCGGTCTCGATCGACCGCGAGGCGACGCGGCCCTTCCGTCCTCCCCTAGCGCTGAGCCGCGGACGAGGAAAGGGAAGAGCTCTGGTCCATGCCGGCCGAGGCGCGCGAGTCACCACGGCGGGGTTGGCCAGCGCGCGGCACTTCGACGGCCACCTGCCTCTGCACGGCGCGGTACTCGaatcgccggcggcgctgggctcGCGGCGCACTTCACCTCTCGGCCTGTCTTGCAGTCGCTACCACCAGATGCTCGAGGACGGGCTTACGTCTCTCTCATCCTCGCTGCGAACGTTGGTTGCTTCTAATCTACGGGCAGTCCGGCAGCGGGAAAGAGGCTCCTCCGACGAAGACCTAAATCACTCTGTTCCGGCGGCCGTGCCACCCAACGCCATGGCAAGGTTACCGGCCTCTGTCATGGCCGGCACACTTGGATACTATAGTCTATAGGGGTGTTCGACGACGCCGGTGAACGCCGCGTATGCCGTAGGCGTGGACGTGTCATGGGATATAGTATATCCCAAAAGGCTACAACCCTTTATTTCTGATGAACTGATTAAACATGTCATGGGATATAGTATTCTCCACAAAGGGACGCTTGTTTCAGAAAGGGTGTATGGAAGAGCCCAAAGAGCTTTTGACCAGGGAGTTACTTCCTCCATCCATAAAAGAGTACAATTATGGGATTCGTGCCCATCAAACTAGTTTAAGTTCGACCAAATTTATATTAACTAATATTAAGTGCTTATATCTTcatataaatttattataaaaatatactcCTTCCATATAGGAAAAGAATATTGTTTTGGACAAGATTTGGATCAAACATTGGAAATATAAATtatgaataacttttaagtcATTAAGTTTGAAAAGGTGAAAGCCATATGACTAGATTTGTCTTAAAAAGCAATTTCATAAAAATACACAAATATTATAGGGTGAAAACAGACAAAGTAATTAAGTAGGAAGAGTAAaatggattttttttgaataaattgTGGGGGCGCCGCTTTATCATTTAAGATAGGGGAAAAGCAAGATGTTCAAAGTTCTTACACTGGAGatattacaaaaaaaaagacactCGAACTCTAGAAAAGGTAAATTAAACATAAAAAGAAGGTAGCTCCGGTCTTCCGCAGGCCAAGAACCTGCAATTCATTCCAGCTTTTATCTCGTGCATGCATGACCTCCTCTGGCGTCATCACTCTTTGTTCAAAGATCTTTCTGTTTCTCGtcttccatatatatatattccacGCAGCATAGATCATGAGAGCCGCCTTTAACCTTCTTTCCTTCTTTGACAGATGAGCTAGCCCCTTCTCCCACCAGACcaaatggatttttttttttggaaattgaTGGAGAAGCGGGTCATGGGGTACAGTGCGGTGTGCGGAAGTCGTTGCGAAGACTCGGCAAACGTTTGGTCCCAAGTATTTGAGAGCtacttgctcaaaaaaaaaaactttgagaGCTACTGCCATGGAAATTGATTCAGAGTTTCATCAGTACCCTGGAGCATGGTATTGATTTAGTACCCTGGAGCACGGTATTGATTCAGATCATGATTTTTATAGGGCCACTTCTCTCTGTAGCAAACTTTACTAGCTTTTTGCAGGCTGTGTAGTTTAAAACTTTATCAagtaattaattaaaatatatACAAACAAGTGATCAGTCAAggtttatatataaatatagataTTATAGGAGAAGGCTCAGGTTGGTGGAGACCAGGTCTCTCCTGGTTTCAGATTGTGTAATATATAGATATTACAGGAGAAGGCAACAATGCATCATCTTGGGAAATAAATACAATCCAAAATAAGCTCCATGGAATGTGTTTCTGCTAGGCTAGTTAATCCCTGTCGATTGTGAAGTTCAATTACAGCCTAAATATCTATAAAAACCATGGTTCAACTCTCTCCCTTTTTATTTTGGACACATTGCTGCATCGGTTAGTTTTGAACATGTTCATGACTGCCGACGGTGATgttcagagaaaaaaaatctaggcACCGTTGAACTTGCTGGTATTGCtttaagtcttctctttcaTAGGATCCTGAGTTATTGATCTTGGATAGTCAATGGCAAATTCAGTTATGTTTGTGCTATTTTTTATGTTGTCTCTGTGTTAGTAAGGTAAGAGTATGCAAGCAGCCATGCCTTTTGCTCTAAGAGATTAAGGATTTTTAGCTTGTTAAGTTGCTTTTGGAACATGGGAGCGAGAGGTACTATTCTATATTGGCCCGTACAGTATACAAGGAGTAAGGCAGCTTTAATTTTGATGAGCTTGAGGTCCATGCATGTTACTTGGTTGTTGACTTGTTGAGCAGATAAACTGACCACATGAGCTGTACCATGTTGATTGGCTTAGAAAGGAAAAGACGACCATGTTGAGGTTTAGCTTTTCTGCTGTCCCTGTTCTTTGGAGCAGATTGTACCTGTTCTTGTCTTCATTGTTTAGAAAAGTAATATTGAAATGCATGCTGGTGGTTTGAAGCATTGTGTCATTACTTCTTTCAGCGGTGCTTTGGTAATTATTTAACTAATGTGAACTTTCTCTGTGTTACTTTGTAGAGCATTTGCTGCAAACAGTGCATAGAAGGTAGAAGTTATTTCGTGACAGGAGTGGCACAAATGTAGATTGGCGAAAGTAGATTATGGTGTTGCTGGTGACTTTGGGATCACAGATATTGGTGCTAGAGTTCTTCCtagtgtcttttttttttgttccagaTTGAAAATGGGCAAATAAATTTCTGGTCTCATTTTATTTTGTATTATCTATCTGGATATTTGCATGGACATGACCATATGTAAGCCATTCATTTCAGTTGGCAGTATATCTTGCTATTGTGAAGGCCACATGATCATATTGTTGCTCTGTTTATCCcctgatttttttaattttatgaaTCTTTCTTATGTTCCTACACATGAAATTGTTTAGAAAATGGTGAGCTGCAAGCAAATGGTTTTTGTTCTGGAATTATATAGCAAAAAATGTGCTAATTAAGAgcaaatatatattatattatatagcAAATGGTGTTTGAATGATGCAAAACAATGGGGGAGATGGCACGTCCGAACGGGAGGTGGggataggggtggtaaagggtccaagattttgaattagaaaatcTAAAGGCCGGGttctaaaagggccgggctttaattttatataattttaaactaaataatttaaggatcttgttgggctgtgaagagactACTAGAGCTATGGCCCGTTACCACCCCTCGGTGGGGAGCGGCACGCAGGAAGCACACTGCCAAACAGTGACGGGGGAGGTCACCCCTCGGTGGGGAGCGGCACGCAGGAAGCACACTGCCAAACAGTGACGGGGGAGGTGGGGAGCGGCACCCAGGGAACCACAGGGAATTAAAAATCCACAAAAATCCCCCTCGGGGGTTAAATTCCCTGGGTTAATAGCCCTTTACTTCCAAACTAAGCCTAGAGTGGAAAGTCGAGGCGGCTGCGGTCCGCCGGTGCTGGATGGCCGGAGCTGGAACCCCCGTGGCCGGTGGCTAGCGACGGGGGCAAGAAGAAGCATGGGTTCGAAGGCCGACAATTTGGCGGTGGGTGGGCTGACGACACAACGATAGGTgggtgggcgggcggcgcggcggcagtaGCTGTCGGCCGGAGTTGTGGACGAGAgagaaagaagatgagaggTGAAGGAGCGGCGTCGGCCCACGACAGCTCATGGTGGTGGAGCTTTTATGaggtttcttctcccagtctagGTGTAACCGGGAATAGCGCCCAAAAAGAGGCAGGAGTGACAGAATGAGAACATAGTAGTTCATTGTCTTCTGCTAAAACCTATCATCGTGCTCCCCTCTTAAACAAAAGCTATATACTAAATCTATCACTTTTAGTCTTTTAAACGAAGAATTGAAGGAACCAGGTGAAATTAATACAGGCACACAGGATTTACATTTCTGGGCGAGTCTGATGAAGGTATAACTAGATTTTTTAAAATTCGAAATTTTCATGATAAAAGATGGTCTCAAGTAAGATTTTGGAAAGACACTTGGTTGGGAAATAATTCTTTACGGGATCAATACCCACAACTTTATAATATAGTCAGGAAGAAGcaggatacggtggctgatgtaCTAAGTACACAGATCCCGAATCTCTCCTGGCATAGAGATCTAATTGGTAATAAGTTAGTGATGTGAAACAATCTTGTCTCACATCATTCAACTGTCGTTCTCAGCTAAGATAGGGATGACTTCAAATGAAACTTAGACCAGACAGGTGTTTTTTCGGTACACATTATCTGGGATTAATCAATCAGAACATTCCTAACCTAAATAAAGAGAATGTGGAAATTAAAAGCCCCactcaaaataaaaatattcctCTGGTATCTTAGACGATGTGTTATTCTTACAAAGGATAATTTTGCAAAACAAAATTGGCAGAGGAACCAACATTGTTGTTTTTGTCGTGAAAATGAAATGATACAACATCTGTTTTTTGACTGGCTTCGGTCTATGCGGCCTGGGACATACCAAAACCTCATAATATGCCTAGTATGTTTGGGAGCTGGCTCATTGGAATTCCTAAAGAATATAAGCCACTAGTACTTCTGGGCGCGGCAGCTttgtgttggtctgtttggCTATGCAGAAATATTGTGGTGTTTGATAACAAAAAATCTTCATTTTTTCAGGTTATCTACTCAACTACGCACTGGCTCTGTACATGGACTATTCTTCAGAAGCTTACTTCGCAAGACAAACTTGTGGCTTCTCATTTCTTGGCACAAGTGGCCAAGGATTTTTTCGCTCGGGCACATGGGTGGCGGTCTAGTCTTAGAATTGATAGTCATTAGTGTGGAAGGATCTATATCAAACTTTTTTTTAGGCTGTGTGTCGTTTTAGGCAGAGGTCGGGAAAATTTCAAGACGATGTATCACTTTGatgtattgtgcttgaaattattaaaatttcttttttccaaaaaaaaggcACACATGATTCAGCCTTGCTTTGGGTTGGGGGTGAGTTAAACTAAGTACAAAAAATCGAAGACTTTGGGATCTACACACGGCACACCACGTTCGTTTGCAGGAGGGGAGACAACTGCTTAAGTTTGTGCAAAGTGTTCGACTTACCAGATGACATGTCATGGTTGCACATCACTAGCCCACCGAGGGGAAAAGGAAGGAAAGGGCAAAGGGTGAAAAAAACCAACAGAAACAGAGTACGTCATTGACGTTTGGGCCAGGCTGAATAAGGTAGTGGGCCGAAATCCCTACACAGAAATCTGGCCTGACAGAAACAACAAAGTTCACGGGCCATGATCTCCCTTACTGGGGCAAAATTAGTGAGCCGCCAGTTTCTCGACCCATGTTGTCGTCTGTCTACACGCGTCACACACGCACTCgtatcttcttctttttttcttcttgcgAGCCGTGTCTGAAGAATTTGCAAGGACCACCTTTACCTTTTTGAAGTGAATGAGCGTTGATTACAAGCTGCAGGCTTGCGGAGGCATGGCCATGGCCTCAGTCCAGATTCAAGTGATGGAGCAGCACTACGAGATTTAAAAAACCAAGGCACATTTCTGTCCTCCAATTGAGAAACCAAAGCTGGAACAGGTGTCATCATGCAGAAAAGCAGACACTACAAGGCAGGCATACATTGGATGAACTATTCCTCTTACTCGTAGGCCTTAGCAAGGGCACATTCAGATGTCAGAATTCAATTCAGCAACAGCTACAAACAGAATCTGATCAGACCGACACAGGTGCAATGAACAAGGAACAAGCTGTTCCGGATCACTGAGGCTACTTCCAACCATTCctccatccaactccccccaaacgtattatttactatattttattaCCTCCCTCCAAAAAGTTCCCCCCTATAATtctttctctccaaccattccccccatgtCTATTCCCcttatatactatcactcattaactaattACTTTTTtatcgtttttgaatttaaaaaaatcatacagtatttgtactgtcacaATACATATTATTatcatgttacggggctcaaacgggATTAATATCGCGATGAAATGGTGTAATTAGAATATATGGGGAGTTGGAACTCACTCTATATGTGGGGGGAGTTGGAACTCTCCCCACATATAGAGGGAGCTATAAGGGAAACCATTGGAAACGATTTCCCCTATAGCTCCCCCGATatggggtggggggagggatAGAGGGCTCCGTTGGAGCTAGCCTGAACACCAGCCTAGCTTCGCGAAATACTCAATCTTCTATACACCCTGGAAACGGAGGCTTCGGAGTGCTCCTGGGAGCGCTTCGTTCCACTCACAGGTCGACACGTCGCTTGCCTCGCCAGATCCTCGGCCCGCCGGTGGGGAGGGACGCCCGCGCGGGCCCTGGTTTCTCCAGCACCGCCTTCCTCGGTCTCTGCGGCTCGGGCCCGCCATGCTCCGAAAAAAATACAGCGCACCGCCTCTCCCTCCTGTGGGCCCAAGCGAGACCTGCTGAAACCGTCTCCAAGGACGACGCGGTCTCTTGCTGCGCTCCTTTTCGTTTTCGTCTCCATTTGTCGGAGGCGGTGTAGGGTTCCGAAaggggccggcgccgccgtcagcGGAGGGGGACCTCGCTGCCGGCGAACGCGCCGGCAGACCGGCGGCCGACCGGGCCGCACCGATGCttccctcctcccgccgccctcCCATactaatggggacgtgggttcccgatcttccgtcaggttctggataactctcgttgtaggcggagcgagacacaccgatccggcttcagatcctaagacccgaatccagcaatcttagcaccacaactcctctggttatcaaccgtgtcacaacccggttgacctcgccaagaaggctaatccctgcaagcgcaatgaagaacacaagcaagaactcgaaagaaacgcagctcaaatagagtgactctgcagatgaatgattaatctcacaagttggggtttcacaaaccgatgaacggcgacaactgttcttgacagaatgaatctaagcaaaacccaagtaactTAATGGCGGCTGCTGagtatatagaagagagaggctagggggtggccaagggggtggccgggcaaccctagggagtacaaggccttcgggcccaaaaattggcgtcgctgcatccaggcagagtctggtcgtcatgttgtttcgacgatACCCGTCGACTTcgagcgtattttgatatgggatcagttgggttggaaagcttatctccttagctttccaacgatatatagaacgcccaaaacagagcccgtatgtggcctgggcgtccgttttcgtgaggcctgctcctgcagtccgaaccggactcgcgaataaatcggacttcaatgtggattgggctttgaactctatcttcgcttggactttggtcatatgcgtattggttatgtcctcatcattctccccttcttggttttgagtcggttttgagtcgtcctcgactcaaagtcgctgatgcttgcggaagtagttgttcccattcttgacatgatcctgcgttgctccccttcttgaaattgaacctgttgtgataaaacaaacaaagaagTACAAGAGGAACTCTGCGTGATAGGATTAGTCTTAAAATAGCCCTCTTTTTCATCAAATTGTTGCATAgcaaaaggagatttcagatttgaacacatataaacacgatgcaccatgtactcacctttacaattataattgccaataaagtgatatgtacatcgagataaccatggcaatccaacacatttaaatttctcctccaaactactaagtgcacacaaagtatcaaactctatataacccaaagtatttaaagaagacaacaatttcctttcatccttttctgtagcaattggaatcaaatgtttatttttagcataagtctttggttcc carries:
- the LOC120713524 gene encoding uncharacterized protein LOC120713524 translates to MGGVTYQRLLSSGSQRPSHGGGGVRARARAWVLLRWAAVRLGCVARRRYWCGGARARRLAWAGLCGRASAAAPERRGRRSSAAAAAGAGVVVGYDSASYARNFDDGAWKAEEGVSWAGPGGAFPPRASDGDAAAAAGDSLPSSTC